From Clostridia bacterium, a single genomic window includes:
- a CDS encoding S8 family peptidase translates to MLPFLIPSWYLLLAAAFLTRAAAKQPDLKIVVFRQGVAPEEYRELVEAFGGRLLKTVPLADAAVGLFPRGKEALKLLAEHPKVEAVEDDLPAAVCEAGEPKEEIPWGVARVEAPPVWPTATGAGVKVGVIDTGVDLHHPDLKPNVRDGINLLRPGRPPQDDNGHGTHVAGVLAAAKNGLGVVGVAPDAQLYVVKAFDNSGNGRLSSILEGLDWCASQGVRVVNLSFGMVQDSLALRRAVEKAYKAGIFLVAAAGNLGLPESVTVPGRYSQVMAVSALTQEGSLADFSSYGPEVGVIAPGDKVLSTYPGGYRTLSGTSMAAPHVAGIAALALELEPRLTPASLRQLIRSHCRPVAGLSQEQQGAGVPSALALVRRLRSRLWAQAS, encoded by the coding sequence GCCGGACCTTAAGATAGTAGTGTTCCGGCAGGGGGTAGCGCCGGAAGAATACCGCGAACTGGTGGAGGCTTTCGGCGGGCGGCTGCTCAAGACCGTGCCCCTGGCCGACGCCGCGGTAGGCCTGTTTCCGCGCGGAAAAGAAGCTCTAAAGCTTTTGGCCGAGCACCCCAAGGTAGAGGCGGTAGAGGACGACCTGCCGGCGGCGGTGTGCGAGGCGGGGGAGCCGAAGGAGGAAATCCCCTGGGGAGTGGCGCGGGTGGAGGCGCCGCCGGTCTGGCCCACGGCCACCGGCGCCGGGGTAAAGGTAGGGGTGATCGATACCGGGGTAGACCTGCATCACCCGGACCTAAAGCCCAATGTGCGCGACGGCATCAACCTCCTGCGCCCGGGGCGGCCTCCGCAGGACGACAACGGCCACGGCACACACGTGGCCGGCGTCCTGGCCGCGGCCAAGAACGGCCTGGGGGTAGTGGGCGTGGCCCCGGATGCCCAGCTCTACGTGGTTAAGGCCTTCGACAACTCCGGCAACGGCCGGCTGTCCTCTATCCTGGAAGGCCTGGACTGGTGCGCCTCCCAGGGAGTGAGGGTGGTGAACCTGAGCTTCGGCATGGTCCAGGATAGTCTGGCCCTCAGGCGGGCGGTAGAAAAAGCCTACAAAGCAGGCATATTCCTGGTGGCGGCGGCGGGCAACCTGGGCCTGCCGGAGTCGGTGACCGTGCCCGGCCGCTACTCCCAAGTAATGGCAGTGAGTGCCCTTACCCAGGAGGGGAGCCTGGCCGATTTCAGCAGCTACGGGCCGGAAGTGGGGGTCATCGCTCCCGGAGACAAGGTGCTCTCCACCTATCCCGGCGGCTACCGCACCCTGAGCGGAACCTCCATGGCCGCCCCGCACGTGGCCGGCATCGCCGCCCTGGCCCTGGAGCTAGAGCCGCGGCTCACGCCTGCCAGCCTGCGCCAGCTTATCCGCTCCCACTGCCGGCCGGTGGCCGGTCTTTCTCAGGAGCAGCAGGGGGCGGGGGTCCCCAGCGCCCTGGCGTTGGTGCGGAGGCTCAGGAGCCGCCTGTGGGCCCAAGCCTCCTAG